A single window of Meiothermus sp. DNA harbors:
- a CDS encoding NADPH:quinone oxidoreductase family protein, with the protein MKAIQVHRAGGPEVLELVDLPKPSPGPGQVLVRLEAIGLNFADILYVAGEYLVRTRYPTVPGMEFAGIIEALGEGVEGLQVGQRVAALGSGAFAEYATVPARAVLPVPPQMSAAEAAAFPVSYFTAYFALQTQARAQPGEWVLIQAAAGALGTASIQVAKALGLRVVALASSEEKLALCRSLGADVTLLNTQDNLVDAVKNATEGQGVDILMEVVGGAGFAHSLKMLAYRGRLLVIGSASREMAQMYPVSLMKGNQSVIGVWLTPFLSDPAALQAATAFLMPLVASGKVRPVVGERFKLEEAAEAFRFVLSRKNTGKVILEP; encoded by the coding sequence ATGAAAGCCATCCAGGTACACCGTGCCGGCGGCCCCGAGGTTTTAGAGTTGGTCGACCTGCCCAAACCCAGCCCCGGCCCCGGACAGGTGCTCGTTCGGCTCGAGGCCATCGGGCTCAACTTTGCCGACATTTTGTACGTGGCGGGCGAGTATCTGGTGCGCACCCGCTACCCCACGGTTCCGGGCATGGAGTTTGCAGGCATTATCGAAGCCCTCGGTGAGGGGGTGGAGGGCTTACAGGTAGGTCAGCGGGTAGCCGCTTTGGGGAGCGGGGCTTTTGCCGAGTATGCCACGGTACCGGCCCGCGCGGTGTTGCCGGTTCCGCCCCAGATGAGCGCAGCCGAGGCGGCGGCCTTCCCGGTCTCGTACTTCACCGCCTACTTTGCCCTGCAAACCCAGGCCCGGGCCCAGCCGGGGGAATGGGTCTTGATTCAGGCGGCAGCCGGCGCGCTGGGTACGGCCTCGATCCAGGTTGCCAAGGCCCTGGGCCTGCGGGTGGTGGCCCTGGCCAGCAGCGAGGAAAAACTGGCCCTGTGCCGCAGTCTGGGGGCCGACGTAACCCTGCTCAACACCCAGGACAACCTGGTGGATGCCGTCAAAAACGCCACCGAGGGCCAAGGGGTGGACATCCTGATGGAGGTGGTGGGGGGGGCGGGCTTCGCCCATAGCCTCAAGATGCTGGCCTACCGGGGCCGCTTGTTGGTGATCGGCTCGGCCTCCCGCGAGATGGCCCAGATGTACCCCGTAAGCCTGATGAAGGGCAACCAGAGCGTGATCGGTGTGTGGCTTACCCCCTTCCTGAGCGACCCTGCCGCGTTGCAGGCCGCTACTGCCTTCCTTATGCCCCTGGTGGCCTCCGGCAAGGTCAGGCCGGTGGTGGGGGAGCGGTTCAAACTGGAAGAGGCTGCCGAAGCCTTCCGGTTCGTCCTGAGCCGCAAGAACACCGGCAAGGTGATTCTGGAGCCATAG
- a CDS encoding SDR family NAD(P)-dependent oxidoreductase, with product MNYADMFRLDGKVALVMGGGSGIGQASCEALAAQGATVVVADMKAALAAETAGKIEANGGQAEAHEVNITDAEGVRGLIKGIVERHGRLDVAVTTPSINVRKPILNYTGEEFDRVVNVNLKGTFHVLTEAGRVMADQGSGSLIAFSSIRSLVVEPGQSVYAMTKAGTVQLIRGLAVELGPKGVRANAIGPGVIDTPLTAPIKSKPDWYNAYAERNILRRWGRPEEVASAVVFLASPAASYITGTILFVDGGWTAIDGRFTPPL from the coding sequence ATGAACTACGCAGACATGTTTCGACTGGACGGCAAAGTGGCGCTGGTGATGGGTGGGGGTTCGGGGATTGGCCAAGCTTCCTGCGAGGCCCTGGCCGCTCAGGGGGCTACGGTGGTGGTAGCAGACATGAAGGCCGCACTTGCCGCCGAGACCGCGGGCAAAATTGAAGCTAACGGTGGGCAAGCCGAGGCCCATGAGGTCAACATCACCGATGCCGAGGGGGTCAGAGGGCTCATCAAGGGCATTGTGGAGCGCCACGGGCGGCTCGATGTGGCGGTAACGACCCCCAGCATCAACGTTCGTAAGCCCATCCTGAACTATACCGGTGAGGAGTTTGACCGGGTGGTGAACGTCAACCTAAAGGGCACGTTCCATGTGCTTACCGAGGCGGGGCGGGTGATGGCGGATCAGGGTTCGGGCTCGCTGATTGCCTTTTCTTCGATCCGCTCGCTGGTGGTCGAACCGGGGCAGTCGGTGTATGCCATGACCAAGGCCGGAACTGTACAGTTGATCCGGGGTTTAGCGGTGGAGCTGGGGCCCAAGGGAGTCAGGGCCAATGCCATTGGGCCCGGCGTGATTGACACACCCCTCACCGCGCCCATCAAGAGCAAGCCCGACTGGTACAACGCCTATGCCGAGCGCAACATCCTGCGGCGCTGGGGCCGCCCCGAAGAGGTAGCTTCAGCGGTCGTATTCCTGGCTTCGCCCGCGGCTTCGTACATTACCGGCACCATTTTGTTTGTGGATGGGGGCTGGACGGCGATTGACGGGCGATTCACCCCACCGCTATAG
- the crtI gene encoding phytoene desaturase family protein, with protein sequence MARTAIVIGSGIGGLSMGIRLQSLGFDTTIVEKLDGPGGRAYVRKVDGFTFDMGPTVITVPYFIEELFSLERGQSNLHLPDFPPEVRGEDKRIKEGISGGPNTSRYVQIVPILPFYRIYFDDGTFFDYDGDPEHTRRQVAALGEPGDLEGYERFHKDARAIFERGFLELGYTHFGDLGTMLRVVPDLLRLDAVRTLFSFARKYFKSPKLRQVFSFETLLVGGNPLSVPAIYAMIHFVEKTWGIHFALGGTGALVNAFVRKFEELGGVMRYNAEVKKINVVREGSKKIAKGITLADGTVLHADIVVSNADYANTYLKLIEPQYRFWHSDLVVKNRPQSMSLVVIYFGFRADGTEGQKLRHHNIILGPRYEELLKDIFGRKVLAKDFSQYLHIPTLTDPSLAPPGHHAAYTLVPVPHNGSKLDWDLLGEPFVNKVLKFLDERGYLPGLMERLVHKSFITPDYFEHTLNSYLGNAFGPEPILAQSAFFRPHNKSEDISNLYLVGAGVQPGAGTPSVMMSAKMTARLIARDFGIVDQAGESRPQEEPLGV encoded by the coding sequence ATGGCAAGAACGGCGATTGTAATCGGTTCGGGGATTGGAGGCTTGAGCATGGGCATTCGCCTGCAAAGCCTGGGCTTCGATACCACCATCGTGGAAAAGCTAGACGGCCCCGGCGGACGGGCCTACGTGCGCAAGGTAGACGGCTTCACCTTTGACATGGGGCCGACCGTGATTACGGTGCCCTACTTTATCGAGGAGCTGTTTAGCCTGGAGCGGGGGCAGTCCAACCTGCACCTGCCCGATTTTCCCCCTGAGGTACGGGGTGAGGATAAGCGCATCAAGGAGGGAATTTCGGGCGGCCCCAACACCAGCAGGTATGTGCAGATTGTGCCCATCCTGCCCTTCTACCGCATCTACTTCGACGACGGTACCTTCTTCGACTACGACGGCGACCCCGAGCACACCCGCCGCCAGGTAGCCGCCCTGGGCGAACCGGGCGATTTGGAGGGCTATGAGCGCTTCCACAAGGACGCCCGGGCCATTTTTGAGCGGGGCTTCCTGGAACTCGGCTACACCCACTTTGGCGACCTGGGCACCATGCTGCGGGTGGTGCCCGACCTGCTGCGCCTAGACGCCGTGCGTACCCTGTTCAGCTTCGCCCGCAAGTATTTCAAGTCGCCCAAGCTGCGCCAGGTCTTCAGCTTCGAGACCCTGCTGGTCGGGGGCAACCCCCTGAGCGTGCCCGCCATCTACGCCATGATCCACTTTGTGGAGAAAACCTGGGGCATCCACTTTGCCCTGGGCGGCACCGGCGCCCTGGTGAACGCTTTCGTGCGCAAGTTCGAGGAGCTGGGCGGGGTCATGCGATATAACGCCGAGGTCAAAAAAATCAACGTAGTGCGCGAGGGCAGCAAAAAAATTGCCAAGGGCATCACCCTGGCGGATGGCACCGTGCTGCACGCCGACATCGTGGTCTCCAACGCCGATTATGCCAACACCTACCTGAAGCTGATCGAGCCGCAGTACCGCTTCTGGCACTCGGATCTGGTGGTGAAAAACCGCCCGCAGAGCATGTCGCTGGTGGTGATTTACTTTGGCTTCCGGGCCGATGGCACCGAGGGCCAGAAGCTGCGCCACCACAACATCATCCTGGGGCCGCGCTACGAGGAACTCTTGAAGGATATCTTCGGGCGCAAGGTGCTGGCCAAGGATTTTAGCCAGTACCTGCACATTCCCACCCTCACCGACCCCAGCCTGGCCCCACCCGGCCACCACGCGGCCTACACCCTGGTTCCCGTACCCCATAACGGCAGCAAGCTGGACTGGGACTTGCTGGGCGAGCCGTTTGTGAACAAGGTACTCAAATTCCTAGACGAGCGCGGCTACCTGCCGGGCCTGATGGAACGGCTGGTTCACAAGAGCTTCATCACCCCGGACTACTTCGAGCACACCCTGAACAGCTACCTGGGCAACGCCTTCGGGCCGGAGCCCATCCTGGCCCAGTCGGCCTTCTTCCGGCCGCACAACAAAAGCGAGGACATATCTAACCTTTACCTGGTAGGGGCCGGCGTACAGCCCGGCGCGGGCACCCCCAGCGTGATGATGTCGGCCAAGATGACGGCGCGGCTCATTGCAAGGGATTTTGGGATTGTGGATCAGGCTGGGGAGAGCCGCCCTCAGGAAGAGCCTTTAGGTGTTTAG
- a CDS encoding ABC transporter substrate-binding protein, with translation MKRLLASLVLFTGLASAQTEISFWHSMDGPAERAIAQFASAFNASQRNYRVTPRLIGDYREGETRLLAALRAGGAPVLFQAEILLFPRLVAEGVVLPLDELANALPKAFTDDLFEAAWDYGLINNRRFGLPFNTSTPVLFFNENQLRAKGLKVPGNWQEFEQAARGLTSRTSKGFIALSESWTFEAQVTSRGGNLVTADGRPNFTSREVVEALEFLQRLGREGSISVRNLSESFFAQTDFIRTKGMMVFASIANWPAAENASFAFKLGVAPIPREPGGKVPLGGAQLVVLRGATPEQQRGAFEFWRFLMEPQNIKTWVEASYYVPLRKSATPLLEAFYRENPYRKVAFEQVAVAQPRPRVPQFAVWRNFLEEALEKALKGNVPARQALEEAQRKAEAAR, from the coding sequence GTGAAGCGTTTGCTGGCTTCTTTGGTTTTGTTTACCGGACTGGCCTCGGCTCAGACCGAGATTTCTTTCTGGCACAGCATGGACGGCCCCGCCGAGCGGGCTATTGCGCAGTTCGCGAGCGCCTTCAATGCCTCGCAGCGCAACTACCGTGTGACGCCGCGCCTGATCGGCGACTACCGCGAGGGCGAGACCCGGCTCCTGGCGGCCCTGCGGGCCGGAGGGGCACCGGTGTTGTTCCAGGCCGAGATCCTGCTGTTCCCGCGTCTGGTGGCCGAGGGGGTGGTGTTGCCGCTGGATGAGCTGGCGAATGCCTTGCCCAAGGCCTTCACCGATGATTTGTTCGAGGCCGCCTGGGATTATGGCCTGATTAACAACCGCCGCTTTGGGCTGCCCTTCAACACCTCGACCCCGGTGCTGTTCTTCAACGAAAACCAACTGCGGGCCAAAGGGCTCAAAGTGCCCGGCAACTGGCAGGAGTTCGAGCAGGCGGCCAGGGGGCTCACCAGCCGTACCTCCAAGGGCTTTATTGCACTGTCGGAGTCCTGGACGTTCGAGGCCCAGGTGACCAGCCGAGGGGGCAATCTGGTGACGGCGGATGGACGGCCCAACTTTACCTCCAGAGAAGTGGTGGAGGCGCTCGAGTTCCTGCAACGCCTGGGACGCGAGGGTAGCATTAGCGTGCGCAACCTCTCGGAGAGCTTTTTTGCCCAGACCGACTTCATCCGCACCAAGGGCATGATGGTCTTCGCCTCGATTGCCAACTGGCCGGCTGCCGAGAACGCATCCTTCGCTTTCAAGCTGGGTGTGGCCCCCATTCCGCGAGAACCCGGCGGCAAGGTGCCGTTGGGCGGGGCGCAACTGGTGGTGCTGCGCGGCGCTACCCCCGAGCAACAGCGCGGGGCCTTTGAGTTCTGGCGCTTCCTGATGGAACCCCAAAACATCAAGACCTGGGTGGAGGCCAGCTACTACGTGCCTCTGCGCAAGTCGGCCACGCCCCTCCTGGAAGCCTTCTACCGCGAGAACCCTTATCGCAAGGTGGCCTTCGAGCAGGTGGCGGTGGCGCAGCCCCGCCCCCGGGTACCGCAGTTTGCCGTTTGGCGAAACTTTTTGGAAGAGGCCCTGGAGAAAGCCCTCAAGGGCAATGTGCCCGCCCGCCAGGCCCTGGAAGAGGCCCAGCGCAAGGCAGAGGCCGCGCGGTAA
- a CDS encoding ABC transporter substrate-binding protein, protein MRLLMLLVVGLGLALAQRPVEIPFWHTAGPPGQEVLEGMIREFNASQREYRIVPSFVGDYREGGLKLLAALRSGGAPALFHAEISFLGRMVQDNVALPLDDYLGNLPNDFYPGFLETGKLRGRTFGLPIGLSVPVFFYNADQFAARGLGAPRTWEDVATAAQRLTTRAAKGYTVSSDIYSFNVLVMSRGGSIVNEQGRPDFTNPKAVESLQYLQDLVKRNIAQSRNIAEAQFSVADFLRTKTFMGIAPITMWPLIEDRAPIPFKLGVAAVPRSEGGKVPLAGGTLVVLRGASEQQARGAVAFWRYLMEPTNIAKWVRATYYMPMRRAAQPLLEDFYREDPRRRVAFSQVEHAAVWLQDPEFTVWYSFLEDALERALKGGANPRQVLEEAQRRANAVERR, encoded by the coding sequence ATGCGTCTGTTGATGTTGCTGGTGGTGGGGTTGGGGCTGGCTTTAGCCCAACGCCCTGTAGAGATTCCCTTCTGGCACACCGCGGGGCCACCCGGCCAGGAGGTGTTGGAGGGCATGATTCGCGAGTTCAACGCCTCGCAACGGGAATACCGCATCGTGCCGAGCTTTGTGGGCGACTACCGCGAGGGGGGCCTGAAGTTACTGGCTGCGCTGCGTTCGGGTGGTGCACCGGCGCTTTTTCATGCCGAAATCTCTTTTTTGGGCCGGATGGTGCAGGATAACGTAGCCCTGCCCTTAGACGATTATCTGGGCAACCTGCCAAACGACTTTTATCCGGGCTTTTTGGAGACCGGCAAGCTGCGGGGCCGTACCTTTGGCCTGCCCATCGGCCTGTCTGTTCCGGTGTTTTTCTACAATGCCGATCAGTTTGCGGCCCGGGGCCTGGGGGCTCCGCGCACCTGGGAGGATGTGGCTACCGCAGCCCAGCGCCTTACGACCCGAGCAGCCAAGGGGTACACGGTTTCCAGCGACATCTACAGTTTTAACGTACTGGTGATGAGCCGGGGGGGATCCATTGTCAACGAGCAGGGTCGCCCCGACTTTACCAACCCCAAAGCAGTGGAGAGCCTTCAGTATCTGCAAGACCTGGTGAAGCGCAACATCGCCCAAAGCCGCAACATCGCCGAGGCACAGTTCTCGGTAGCCGACTTCTTGCGTACCAAAACCTTCATGGGCATTGCACCCATCACCATGTGGCCTCTCATCGAAGACCGAGCGCCCATCCCCTTCAAGCTGGGCGTGGCCGCGGTGCCGCGCTCCGAGGGTGGTAAGGTGCCGCTGGCCGGGGGTACGCTGGTGGTGCTGCGGGGAGCCAGTGAGCAGCAGGCGCGGGGGGCAGTGGCGTTCTGGCGTTACCTGATGGAGCCGACCAACATCGCCAAGTGGGTTCGAGCCACCTACTACATGCCCATGCGCCGGGCGGCTCAGCCGCTGCTAGAGGATTTCTACCGCGAAGACCCGCGCCGCCGGGTGGCCTTTAGCCAGGTGGAGCACGCCGCGGTGTGGCTGCAAGACCCCGAGTTTACGGTTTGGTACAGCTTTTTGGAGGATGCCCTCGAGCGCGCCCTCAAAGGCGGTGCCAACCCCCGGCAGGTGCTGGAAGAGGCCCAGCGCAGGGCCAATGCCGTCGAGCGTCGGTGA
- a CDS encoding carbohydrate ABC transporter permease → MGRNNAHWFALPAVALLGLFLLYPFLDVLRFSTWDWSGLSEPRVVGLENYRNILRDPDFYNSLRITLIFGVMTLIPFVILSILLALALDGQPYERPIKALLFLPGLVTLGGATVAWYTLFSPEYGALASVLPVPRWDQSPFWALVLITLFTIWRHIGYGVLVVSARLKAIPKALLEAAAVDGATAAQAFRYITLPLLRPAITFLVVIGTVLTLQGYTAVFLLTRGGPFGGTEVLGYYLYKTGFEVGRLGYAAALTVIILVLTLAFALAQARLLREEK, encoded by the coding sequence ATGGGTCGCAATAATGCTCACTGGTTCGCACTCCCAGCAGTGGCGCTGCTGGGCCTGTTTTTGCTCTATCCCTTTCTGGATGTGCTGCGTTTTTCGACCTGGGACTGGTCGGGGTTGTCGGAGCCCAGGGTCGTTGGCCTCGAGAACTACCGCAACATTCTGCGCGACCCCGATTTTTACAACAGCCTGCGCATCACCCTGATTTTTGGGGTCATGACCCTAATTCCCTTCGTGATTCTCTCGATACTGCTGGCCCTGGCCCTGGACGGCCAGCCCTACGAACGCCCCATCAAGGCCCTGCTCTTTTTGCCGGGGTTGGTTACGCTGGGAGGGGCTACGGTGGCCTGGTATACCCTGTTTAGCCCCGAGTACGGGGCGCTAGCCTCGGTACTGCCGGTGCCGCGCTGGGATCAAAGCCCTTTTTGGGCGCTGGTTCTGATCACACTCTTCACCATCTGGCGGCATATCGGCTACGGGGTGCTGGTGGTCTCGGCGCGCCTCAAGGCCATCCCCAAAGCGCTGCTCGAGGCTGCCGCAGTAGACGGTGCTACCGCTGCTCAGGCCTTCCGCTACATTACCCTGCCCCTGCTGCGCCCGGCCATCACATTTCTGGTGGTTATTGGCACGGTGCTCACCTTGCAGGGCTACACCGCGGTTTTTCTGCTAACCCGGGGCGGCCCTTTTGGCGGCACCGAGGTGCTGGGGTACTACCTCTACAAAACCGGCTTTGAAGTGGGCCGCCTGGGCTACGCCGCCGCCCTCACGGTCATCATCCTGGTGCTCACGCTGGCCTTTGCCCTGGCGCAGGCCCGGCTCTTGCGGGAGGAGAAATGA
- a CDS encoding ABC transporter permease, which yields MVLLSVLNPTNPNATTPNRLAPIFAEGHPLGTDILGRDTLARVLAGAQNALYVGLIAVGIGLSVGLLLGVLAGYFGGWLDQVLSVLLETLYALPALLIALLLAAIFNPGVTTSMVAIGLAAVPAFARVARAGVLSIKALPYIEAARALGMGHGRIMLRHVLPNIMGPLVVQASLAFAVAILAEAALSYLGLGTQPPNPSWGRMLREAQSYQELTPYPVIFPGLAIGLAVLGFNLLGDGLRDYLDPRKRS from the coding sequence ATGGTGCTCCTAAGCGTGCTCAACCCCACCAACCCCAACGCCACCACCCCCAATCGCCTGGCCCCCATCTTTGCCGAAGGACACCCCCTAGGCACCGACATCCTGGGCCGCGATACCCTGGCCCGGGTGCTGGCCGGGGCCCAGAACGCCCTCTACGTGGGCCTGATTGCGGTGGGCATCGGGCTCTCGGTGGGGCTTTTGCTGGGGGTGCTGGCCGGGTATTTTGGGGGCTGGCTCGATCAGGTTTTGTCGGTGTTGCTGGAAACCCTCTATGCCTTACCGGCCCTGCTCATTGCGTTGCTTTTGGCTGCAATCTTCAACCCCGGCGTGACTACTTCCATGGTAGCCATTGGCCTGGCGGCAGTGCCGGCTTTTGCCCGTGTGGCCAGGGCCGGTGTGCTCTCGATCAAGGCCCTACCCTACATCGAGGCAGCCCGGGCCCTAGGCATGGGCCACGGGCGCATCATGCTGCGTCACGTGCTGCCCAACATTATGGGGCCCCTGGTGGTGCAGGCCAGCCTGGCTTTTGCGGTAGCCATTCTGGCCGAGGCCGCGCTTTCATACCTGGGCCTGGGCACCCAGCCCCCTAACCCCAGTTGGGGCCGGATGCTGCGCGAGGCCCAGAGCTACCAGGAGCTCACGCCCTATCCGGTCATTTTTCCCGGTCTGGCCATTGGCCTGGCGGTGCTGGGCTTCAACCTGCTGGGCGATGGATTGCGGGACTATCTTGACCCCAGGAAGAGAAGCTAA
- a CDS encoding carbohydrate ABC transporter permease — protein MRWLGHLLVFSVALLVALPFIWMAYAAFIPPEAVFSGDIFGKLGFSLANFEVLGRGGFWEGFWGRLLFSVLLTGGVTLLQLTTGFLAAYAIKEGTKILPFFLVLLAIPVELLLVPLYGLLVSLKLLDTLWALVLPFAASPFIVYLLFQGMRTVPEELLEAARLDGAGHRVLLTRILLPLLRPQLIAAGVLAFAAHWNLVLYPRIVAGSKELKTVQTWITDLQRQNPADWGPLSAAALAATLPLVIIYLLYERRIVETFEEGLKG, from the coding sequence ATGCGCTGGTTAGGGCATCTGCTGGTATTTTCGGTGGCCCTGCTGGTGGCCCTGCCCTTCATCTGGATGGCCTATGCGGCCTTTATCCCACCCGAAGCGGTGTTCAGCGGTGATATTTTTGGGAAACTGGGCTTTAGCCTGGCCAACTTCGAGGTGCTGGGCCGGGGCGGTTTCTGGGAGGGCTTCTGGGGGCGCTTGCTGTTCTCGGTGCTCCTGACCGGCGGCGTGACCCTGCTCCAGCTCACCACCGGCTTTCTAGCGGCCTATGCCATCAAGGAAGGGACCAAGATTTTGCCCTTTTTTCTGGTATTGCTGGCCATTCCGGTAGAACTCCTGCTGGTGCCCCTGTACGGCCTGTTGGTGAGTCTGAAGCTGCTGGACACGCTCTGGGCCCTGGTGCTCCCCTTTGCGGCGAGTCCTTTTATTGTGTACCTGCTCTTCCAGGGGATGCGTACCGTCCCGGAAGAATTGCTGGAAGCGGCCCGGCTGGACGGGGCCGGCCACCGTGTTCTGCTGACGCGCATCCTGTTGCCGCTCTTGCGCCCCCAACTGATTGCGGCGGGGGTGCTGGCTTTTGCCGCCCACTGGAACCTGGTGCTTTACCCCCGCATTGTGGCCGGCAGCAAGGAGCTCAAAACCGTGCAGACCTGGATTACCGATTTGCAACGCCAGAACCCTGCCGACTGGGGGCCGCTTTCGGCAGCCGCTTTGGCCGCAACCTTGCCTTTGGTCATTATCTACCTGCTCTACGAGCGCCGCATTGTGGAGACCTTTGAAGAAGGGCTCAAAGGCTGA
- a CDS encoding ABC transporter permease: MFAYSLRRLGFALVTLWLATLLVFGALLLIPGNPAQAILGIDATPADLEALEARLGLDKPPVERYLNWLGGVLRGDLGQSIRYERPISELIVARLGITLPIVVASLLLATFIAVPLGILAARRAGSPVDLAVSLGALLGIVLPSFWVGLMFIYIFIVWLKLPLPTSFPIGGWENPERALAALVLPVLTVGLASASFLVRLVRGSVLEVLHQDYIRTARAKGLSERVVLYKHALRNAALPVVTVLGLEFASLLIATVVVETVFGIPGLGSLSLTAISARDYPLVQGVVLVIAAFIVLMNLLVDLLYGLLDPRVSYA, translated from the coding sequence ATGTTTGCCTATAGCCTTCGCCGTCTGGGCTTTGCGCTCGTCACCTTGTGGTTGGCTACCCTGCTGGTGTTTGGGGCGCTGCTGCTGATTCCGGGTAACCCCGCCCAGGCTATTCTGGGCATCGATGCCACCCCTGCCGACCTCGAGGCCCTCGAGGCCCGTCTGGGCCTGGATAAGCCCCCGGTGGAGCGTTACCTAAACTGGCTAGGAGGGGTGCTGCGGGGCGACCTGGGCCAGTCCATCCGTTACGAGCGGCCCATCTCGGAGCTGATTGTGGCTCGGCTGGGCATCACCTTGCCCATTGTGGTGGCCTCTTTGCTTTTGGCCACCTTCATTGCGGTGCCGCTGGGCATTCTGGCCGCGCGGCGGGCGGGAAGTCCGGTAGACCTGGCGGTCTCGCTGGGGGCGCTTTTGGGCATCGTGCTGCCTTCCTTCTGGGTGGGGCTGATGTTTATTTACATCTTCATCGTCTGGCTCAAACTGCCCCTACCTACCAGCTTTCCCATCGGAGGCTGGGAAAACCCGGAGCGGGCCCTGGCCGCACTGGTGTTGCCGGTGCTCACGGTGGGGCTGGCCAGTGCTTCCTTTTTGGTGCGGCTGGTGCGGGGGAGTGTGCTCGAGGTCTTGCACCAGGACTACATCCGCACCGCCCGGGCCAAGGGCCTCTCCGAGCGGGTGGTGCTGTATAAGCACGCCCTCAGGAACGCGGCGCTGCCGGTGGTGACGGTGCTGGGGCTCGAGTTCGCCAGTCTGCTGATCGCTACCGTGGTGGTGGAAACGGTCTTTGGCATTCCTGGGCTGGGTTCGCTCTCGCTCACCGCCATCAGCGCCCGCGACTACCCCCTGGTACAGGGGGTGGTGCTGGTCATAGCGGCCTTTATCGTGCTGATGAACCTGCTGGTGGACTTGCTGTATGGCTTGTTGGATCCGAGGGTGAGCTATGCCTGA
- the solA gene encoding N-methyl-L-tryptophan oxidase, producing MDTAEVIVVGLGAMGSASLYQMARRGARVMGIDRYRPPHTHGSSHGETRITRQAIGEGAAYVPLVLRSHQIWRELEVETGASLFWACGGLILSGAVGEALHHGKPQFLQRTLEVARQFGIAHEVLDAAQIETRFPQFVLQGDETGYYEPGAGLLFPERCVQVQLEQAQRLGAAVHTGETVRRIVPLKDGIEVETDQARYGAAQVVVSAGAWAALLLGEPLTRVLRVYRQVLFWLEAHNPQAYAPGRFPIFIWMFGSGEGEHFYGFPQVSQGVKVATEQAHTPTHPDRVEQVSQAEAHAFFDLYVQGRLKGLGPGYLKSATCLYTSTADGDFILDHHPDSERVLVASPCSGHGFKHSAAVGEALAELALQGQSPFDLSPFRLIRRPVWG from the coding sequence ATGGACACCGCCGAGGTTATCGTGGTGGGTCTGGGGGCGATGGGCAGCGCCAGTCTGTATCAAATGGCCCGGCGCGGGGCCAGGGTGATGGGGATAGACCGATACCGGCCCCCGCACACCCACGGTTCCAGCCACGGCGAGACCCGCATTACCCGGCAGGCCATCGGCGAGGGGGCGGCCTACGTGCCGCTGGTGCTGCGTTCGCACCAGATTTGGCGGGAGCTCGAGGTAGAGACCGGCGCCTCGCTTTTTTGGGCCTGTGGGGGCCTGATTCTGAGCGGAGCGGTGGGGGAGGCCCTGCACCACGGCAAACCGCAGTTTTTGCAGCGCACCCTGGAGGTCGCCCGGCAGTTTGGCATCGCCCACGAGGTGCTGGATGCTGCCCAGATCGAGACACGTTTCCCGCAGTTTGTTTTGCAGGGTGACGAGACCGGCTATTACGAGCCGGGGGCGGGGCTGCTTTTTCCCGAGCGTTGCGTGCAGGTGCAGCTCGAGCAGGCCCAGCGTTTGGGTGCCGCTGTACATACCGGCGAAACCGTCCGGCGAATCGTGCCTCTTAAAGATGGGATAGAGGTCGAAACCGACCAGGCTCGCTACGGGGCCGCCCAAGTGGTGGTGAGCGCCGGGGCCTGGGCCGCCCTACTCCTGGGGGAGCCCCTGACGCGGGTGCTGCGGGTCTACCGTCAGGTGCTGTTCTGGCTCGAGGCCCACAACCCCCAGGCCTATGCGCCCGGGCGCTTTCCCATCTTTATCTGGATGTTCGGCAGCGGCGAGGGCGAGCATTTTTACGGCTTCCCCCAGGTTTCGCAGGGGGTGAAGGTGGCCACCGAACAGGCCCATACCCCCACCCACCCCGACCGGGTAGAGCAGGTGTCCCAGGCCGAAGCCCACGCTTTCTTCGACCTCTACGTGCAGGGCCGCCTGAAGGGGCTGGGCCCCGGCTACCTCAAGAGCGCCACCTGCCTTTATACCTCCACCGCCGATGGCGACTTCATTCTCGACCACCACCCCGACTCCGAGCGCGTCCTGGTGGCTTCACCCTGCTCCGGGCACGGCTTCAAGCACTCGGCGGCTGTGGGGGAGGCCCTGGCCGAGCTGGCCTTGCAGGGGCAAAGCCCGTTTGACCTGTCCCCCTTCCGTCTGATCCGGCGGCCAGTGTGGGGATAA